CGACCTGGCGGCTGGCGCCCACAAGGCGCCGGACTTTCTGAAGCTCAATCCCTTTGGCCAGGTGCCGGTGCTCGACGACAATGGCACGGTCATTGCCGATTCTTCTGCCATCCTTGTCTATCTCGCGCGCAAATATGGCCGCACCGACTGGTTGCCGGAAGAGGCGGTGGCCGCGGCGCGGATACAAAAATGGCTCTCCGTTGCAGCAGGCGAGATCGCTTACGGACCCTGTGCTGCGCGCCTGGTCACGGTCTTCGGCGCCGATTTTCGCACCGACGAGGTGATTGCCCGGGCGCACCGCATTCTTGCGCTGATCGAGGCGGAGCTCCATAGCCGCAGCTTCCTGCTCGGCGACAATCCTGTGATCGCCGACGTGGCGCTATACAGCTACATCGCCAATGCGCCGGAAGGCAATGTCGATATCTCGGCCTATCCAAGTGTTCGTGCCTGGCTTGCCCGCATCGAGGCCCTGCCGGGTTTCGTCGGTTTTCGCAAGACGAAGATTGGCCTTGCCGCGTGACAAGCCGCCGGGGCAGGTCGCTGTCCCGGTTCCCAAATGCTGCCCAAAAGGAGGCCGTGATGCAGGAACAGACAAGACAGGACGCCACATCGCCCTGGCATGCGGGCGAACTCGCCATGCAGCGCAGTGTCGGTGTCGCCGAACGCATGGACGGGCCGGGCCGGAATTTCGTCCGCAAGGCCATGCCGGAGCAGCATCGCGCCTTCTTTCCGATGCTGCCTTTCGTCGTGCTTGGCGCGGTCGATGCCAAGGGCGATGTCTGGGCAACGGTCAGGGCCGAGCGCCCGGGTTTCATGGCCTCGCCGGAGCCGGAAATTCTCGAGGTCCGGCTGCCGCGCGACGCAGCCGATCCTGCCGATGCCGGCATGGAGGATGGTGACGCGATTGGAATGCTCGGCATCCAGCTCGAGACCCGGCGGCGCAACCGGCTGAACGGCGTGATCCGCAGGACGGAAGCTGGAGCTTTCCAGGTAGGTGTCGGCCAGAGCTTCGGCAATTGCCCGCAATATATCCAGCTTCGCTCTTCCGCCTTCGTCCGCGATCCGGATCTGCCGACGGCGATGCCGACGCTTCATTCCGGCCAACTCGACGATCGGGCGCTAGGGATGATCGAGGGCGCCGATACGTTTTTCGTCGCCTCTTATGTCGACCGCGACAATGGCGAGCGGCAGGTGGACGTATCCCATCGCGGCGGCAATGCCGGCTTCGTGCGTGTCGGCCCCGACGGCGTGCTGACCGTTCCCGATTTCCCCGGCAATCGGTTCTTCAACACGCTGGGTAATTTCCTCGTCAACCCGAAGGCAGGGCTGGTCTTCATCGATTTCGAAACCGGCGACATGCTGCAGATGTCGGGCAGGGCCGAGGTGCTGCTGGATTCGCCGGAGATCGCCACCTTTCAACGGGCGGAAAGGTTGTGGCGTTTCACGCCGCAAAAGATCGTGCTTCGCCCGGATGCCCTGCCGCTGCGGTGGCGCCTGCCTCCCGGCCTTTGAGAAACGCAGCCTCGAACCGACTTGCCAATCATTGTACCGATCAGTACAACGATAACCGTCAGTACAGGAGCGCCCGGAGAACCTATGTCCAGCCTCGTCCCGCCTTTCACCCTTGAGACCGCCACCCAGAAAGTCCGTCTTGCCGAGGATGGCTGGAACAGCCGTGATCCCGAGCGCGTCTCGCTCGTCTATACGCCGGACAGCCGCTGGCGCAACCGCGCCGAATTCGTCACCGGCCGCGCCGAGATCGTCGCTTTCCTCACCCGCAAATGGGTAAAGGAGCTGGATTACCGGCTGATCAAGGAGATCTGGGCCTTCACCGATCATCGCATCGCCGTGCGCTTCGCCTATGAATGGCACGATGACAGCGGCAATTGGTTCCGCTCCTATGGCAACGAGAACTGGGAATTTGACGCCGGCGGCTTGATGCAGCGCCGCTTCGCCTGCATCAACGACCTGCCGATCCGGGAATCGGAGCGCAAGTACCATTGGCCGCTCGGCAGGCGGCCGGACGACCATCCCGGTCTGACTGAACTCGGCCTCTAAACACGCCAGGGAAGCCACGGGTGAAGACCGTCTACGAACGCGCCGACATCGTACCGCTGCTCGCCGAAATCTTCCGCGAGCTCGGCTATGAGGGCACGTCGCTCAGCCGCATCACCGAACGCACCGGCATCGGCAAGGGCAGCCTCTACCACTTCTTTCCGGGCGGCAAGGAGGAGATGGCAAGATCGGTGCTCGCCGATGTCGATGCCTGGTTCGAACATGCGATCTATCGGCCGCTGAGAAAAGACGACGCCCATCGGGCGATCGCGGCGATGTGGACAAATGTGAATGACTACTTCCGCTCCGGCCGCCGCATCTGCCTCGTCGGTGCCTTCGCGCTTGACGATACCCGCGAGCGGTTTTCGGCAGCGATCGGCGACTATTTCATCCGCTGGATCGACGCCTTGCGTTCGGCGCTGATGCGGGCAGGCTGCCCGGAGGAGGAGGCGCAAACGCTCGCCGAGGAGGGCGTCTCCGGTATTCAGGGCGCACTGGTGCTGTCGCGTGCGCTTGATGACAGGATGGTTTTCACCCGATCGTTGGACACGCTGGCGAAACGGCTCGATGCTGTGATGCGATGAGGGGCGGTAATGTGATGAGGGGCAAACCGCTGGGGCGTCTATTGCCCTGTGAAAAATTCACCCGGCCACGATCGACTGGCCGGGGCATTGATCGGACGCTGGGCGGCGCTCGATCTTACATTGGTAGCGCTTTGCGTATATTTCAGCGTTGCTGTTGAGGCTGCTGGGCCGGGCGCGTATTTTCCCGTTCAGGGCGAATCTGGCGCCATTCGTTTTCCATCTGGTCGACGACATGCTGGGGAATGGTGGTTTGGGTACTGGCGGGCGTCTGCATCGGAAGTCTCCTCTGTTCGTGGTAAGGCTTCGGGGCAGGAAGATGCATTGCACAAGACAAAAGGCGTGTAAATCAGTGGCTTAAACACTTTAAACGATTAAATAGAATTTAATCGATTAAGACGGTTTTAACCATGACATTCGAGGGAAGCGCGGAATGGTTGTCCACATGGACCGGGCATTCTTTTTCGATACGGTACGGCACGGACTCTTCAAGGGAAACCTGACTCAGCCTCAGGTAGTGGGCATCACCGCGATTCTCGACGCCTGGGAACAACGGTTTGCCGATGCCGACCGGCGGTGGCTCGCCTATATCCTCGCAACCGCTTATCACGAGACCGCCTATACGATGCAGCCGGTGCGTGAGACGTTGGCGGAAAGCGATGCGCGCGCGGTCGAGATCCTCGAGACGGCCTTTGTCGCAGGCCGGCTCTCCTGGGTAAAGACGCCCTACTGGCGGCCGGACGAGGATGGCCGCAGTTGGCTCGGACGCGGCCTGGTGCAGCTCACCCATAAGCGGAACTACGAGGCGATGAGTGGGCTGACGGGGATCGACCTCGTTGCCGACCCCGACCGGGCGATGGAGATGGATGCGGCGGTGACGATCCTGATCGAGGGCATGCTGCAGGGAAGTTTTACCGGCCACAAGCTCGCCGATCACCTGAACGCGACGACCGCGGATTGGGTGAATGCGCGCCGCATCGTCAATGGCACCGACCGGGCGGAAAAGCTCGCCGCCTATGCCATGGTCTTCGATGCGGCGATACGTCCCGATGCGGCCCGTGGCATGCTCGCGCGGTTGAAGGCCTGGGGCGCGCGTGTTATCGCCCGGCTGACAGCTGGAGCGCCGCGCCTCCGATAGGTGCGCCAAGGTCGCTTCATCATTTTGATAAATCTGACAGGAGCTTCCGCGTGATCCGTCATATCGTATTCTTCACCGTGCAGGAGGAACATCTGCAGGAGGTGAGGGCCGGGCTTTCTATACTGACCGGCATTCCGCATGCGCGGCTGCTGGAAATCGGCACCAATGTGAAGACCGATCAGCTGGGCACCGAGATCGATCTCGTAGTCTATGGCGAATTCGACGACGAGGCGGCCCTTGCCGCCTACAAGGCGCATCCCGATTATCAGCTCTCGATCGATCGCGTGCGGCCGCTCCGGGAAAAGCGCATCGCCGCCGACTACGATAACCGCACGGCTGTGACGCGGCCGCTCTGACCTGCGAGAGCGTTTGGCCACGCTGTATTCCATTGAAATTTCAACTGGATGAATGATTTTCCGGATTCGGGTCGCCCGGAAGCTGACTCAACTTCCGAAGCACCGGACTCAACTTTCGAAAAAGCGGCGGCAAGCGATTCAAAAGATTCGTCAAAAGCGGCTTCTGGTTCATGATCTGGTTGCCGCAGCGGTTGCGGCGTATGGACGGAAAGCCGCGCTCGTCCATGCTTGGATGATAATCAAGAGACATTAAGAATGGCTGACTCTGATGCGCGGGCACCGCGCACCAGCGCCATCAGCATCAGCACGAAGGCCAGCGACAAGGCCGCGAGAACGGCGCAGGCAAAGAGCGCTGGGCCGGTGCCGGCGCGGTCGAGGATGGCGGTGAAGATGACCGGGGCGATGGCGTTGGCGAGATTTTGCGGCAGCGACAGCCTGGCCGATTGCAGTCCGAATTCGCGCGGTGAAAACAGCGCCAGCGGCAGCAGCGCGCGGGCGACGGTCATGACGCCGGTGCCGAAGCCATAGAACAGGGTGAAGGTGACGAGCAGCGGTGTCGACGGGCTGGCGACCAGCATCATCAGGAAACTGATCATCATCAGGCTGATGCCCATGACCGCGCTGAGCATGGGGTTGCCGTGCCGGCCGAGCAGCATGTCGAGGAAGCGCGCCGAGATGCCAAGGAAGCCGCGCGCCGAGCCGAGCTGCAGCGCGAAGGCTGGCGAGGCGCCGGACTGGCGGAAGATTTCGAGCAGCGACGGGGAGATGCCGAAGGTGACGAAGGTCGAGATCGTCGTCGTCGCGGCAATCAGCAGGAAGGCTTTGCGCTGCTTGGCCTTTGACAGCGGCACCGGGGCGATTTCGGCTGTGCCGCCTTCGACATGTGTTGCGATCGGCTTCGGCAGGGCGAAAAGATGCAGCGGCAGACAGATGAAGAATTGCAGCGCTGCGCAGACCAGGAAGGTGAGGCGCCAGCCGACCGCCTCGTTGAGCAGGCTGAGGATCGGCCAGAAGATGGCGCTCGAAAGCCCGGTGAACAGCATCAGGATGGCGATGACGCGTTTGCCGTTCGCCCCTTCGCGCTCGACGACGGCGGTATAGGCCGGCGCCGAAAGACCAAATGCGCCGCCGATGCCGATGATGACCCAGGCGCTGGCATAAAGCACGATGCCGTTTGCGGCGGCAAGCAGAAGCAGCCCGAGCGCAAAGGTCAGCGAGGCGGCCGAAAGCACACGGGCAGCACCATAGCGGCCGAGCCATCGGCCGGTCGCCGGACCGACAATGGCGCTGACCACCATCATGATCGTCAGGCCGGCAAACGCCACTTCGTTCGCCAGGCCGAGATCCGGCGCGACGACGCGGCCCATGACCCCGAGCATGTCGAACGTCGTGCCCCAGCCGATCAGCTGGGTAACGGCAAGGACGGTGACCGTCTGCGCCGAGCGGAAGCGGGAGGATTTTGGCATTGGTGCTGAAACGGTCTGAAATGTGGGGGCGGCAAGGACATAACAGTTTCAACCGGCCCGTGAAAGCTGCGGTCGGCAGGAATCGGAACGGCGCGGCCGATTCGCAGACAAAGACTGTGGTGTCGGTCCCGCCGGCTCCCCGCCTTTACGGGAGCTGATAAAGAACGCGTGGATAAGGCTGGAGGCCATCGTTTTTGGATGGAATGGCGGTGGCCGTAGTTTGCTGCCGCGGCGTTTTCCAGGCCCTGAAACCGGCTGCCTCGAACAGTCGAGAACAGTTCTAAACACCCTGCATTACAGCGCATTCATTTGCCATTCAGGTCGCGTGAGTACATATTCGGGGCAAGTTGGCATTACCTTGAAAGCATAACACATGGCCTTTCCTCTGAGCGTCGCAGCATTGGCCGCCGGACTGGTGGTATCGGCGCCCTCACCGGACGCCACGAGCACTTTTGTCGTGCGTATCGGAGGCGATTGCAGCGCTGCCGCTGCCCAGGTCGTCGAGCAGACCGGCGGCCAGCTGCTGTCGGTGCAACCGGTGGGCGACACCTGCATCATCACCGTTCTTGTGCAGGGCAATGGACAGCGCCCACGCAAAGTCACGGTAAAGGTTCCGATGTAGGCGGAATCGGCTTATTCAGGACATTGATTGATTTGAAGCGGACAAAGGCGGACCGATGCGCATCCTGGTAGTCGAAGACGACGTTAATCTGAACCGGCAGCTGGCCGACACGCTGAAGGAGGCGGGCTATGTCGTCGACCAGGCGTTCGATGGCGAGGAAGGCCATTTCCTCGGCGACACCGAACCCTATGACGCCATCATCCTCGATATCGGCCTGCCGGAGTTGGACGGGGTCACCGTTCTAGAAAAATGGCGTGGCGCCGGCCGCGGTGTGCCGGTGCTGATCCTGACGGCGCGCGACCGCTGGAGCGACAAGGTCGCCGGCATCGATGCCGGTGCCGACGACTACGTCACCAAGCCCTTCCATGTCGAGGAAGTGCTGGCCCGCCTTCGGGCGCTGATCCGGCGTGCGGCCGGGCATTCCTCATCCGAGATCATCTGCGGGCCGGTGCGGCTCGATACCAAATCCTCGAAGGCGACGGTCAACGGCGCGACGCTGAAGCTGACCTCGCACGAATATCGCCTGCTTTCCTATCTCATGCATCACATGGGCGAGGTCGTCTCGCGCACCGAACTGGTCGAGCATATGTACGACCAGGATTTCGACCGTGATTCCAACACGATCGAGGTCTTCGTCGGCCGCCTGCGCAAGAAAATGGGAGTCGACCTGATCGAAACGGTGCGCGGTCTCGGTTACCGCATCCAAGCGCCGAAACATGCGAATTAAGTCGCTCACCGCACGTGTGTTGCTGCTGACCACGGTCTGGTCGACGGTGGCGCTGGTGGTGATCGGCCTCTTGATCTCCACCCTCTACCGCAAGAGCGCCGAACGCGGTTTCCAGGATCTGTTGCGGGCGCAGCTCTACAACGTCATCAATTCGGTGACGATCGGCGATCAGGGCGCTCTCAGCGGCAGTCCGCAGCTTGGCGACCTGCGTTTTGCCCAGCCGAAGACCGGTTGGTACTGGGTGGTGGAGCCGCTCGGCACCTATACGACCGCGCCGCTGGTGTCGCCTTCGCTCGGCTCGGCGCTCATCCCGGTTCCCTCCGTCGTAGAGGCGCCCTTCGACAAGAATTACGAGCGCTACTATCAGGTGACGGATGCCTCCGGGAACCGCGTGCAGGTGGCCGAAACCGAAGTGGTGCTCGATACCGACGGCCGCGCGGCGCGCGTCCGCGTCACCGGCAATGTCGATGTCGTCGAGGACGACGTGCGCACCTTTTCGCACAGCCTCTATCTGGCGCTCGCCGGTTTCGGTGTCGGCAGCCTGATCGTCAACGCGCTGGCGATTCTCTACGGCCTGAAGCCGCTCGACAAGGCACGTGCCGCATTGGAGCGCATCCGCGCCGGCGAGAGCGAACAGCTGAAAGGCGACTTTCCGCGCGAAATCCTGCCGCTCGCCAACGAGGTGAACGCGTTGATCGACAGCAACCGGCGCATCGTCGAGCGGGCCCGCATGCAGGTCGGCAATCTGGCGCATTCGCTGAAAACGCCGATCGCCGTGCTTCTCAACGAGGCGCGCGTCCTGGAGAAATCCCATGGTGAGCTGGTGCGCAGCCAGGCGGAAGCGATGCAGGGGCAGGTGCAGTCCTATCTCAATCGGGCGCGCATCGCCGCGCAGCGCGAATCCGTGCTCGCCCGCACCGATGCCGAGCCGGCGCTCGAGCGGCTGGTGCGCGTCATGCGCCGGCTGAACGTCGATACCGAATTCGATCTCGTCGTCTCGCCGCCGCATCTGGCCGTTGCCATGGAGCAGCAGGATCTCGAGGAGACCGTCGGCAATCTCCTGGAAAATGCGGCGCGTTTTGCCAAAAGCCGGGTGCGGCTTTCGGCCGTCGAGGCCGGCGAGGATGTGAAGGGAGTTGAGGCGAGCGCTCGCCGCCACTGGGTGGAACTCGCCGTCGAGGATGACGGGCCGGGCCTGGAACCGGACCAGATCCGCGAGGCGCTGAAGCGCGGCCGCCGGCTTGACGAAAGCAAGCCTGGAACCGGGCTCGGCCTTTCGATCGTCACCGAGATTTCCAACGAATACCAGGGACGGCTCGAGCTTTCCCGCGGTGAATGGGGTGGGCTGAAGGCGAAGCTTATCCTGCCTGGCGTCACAAAGGATGTTGCATGAGCAACTGCTTGATGTCACAAAGATACTGGCAAATGTATAGCATGCTTTGCCTTAATGCTGACACGGGGACGCTGCACTTCGATCGGCTGAAATTGACCCCTGATCGTGGTTCGACGCAATGATTTTACGCTCGCAAGGCATGATCGCTTCCGCTCTTCTCGTCGCCGTCGCGCTGTCCGGCTGCACGACGACGAAGAGTGCCGCTTCGCGCGGCATTTTTTCGAGCAAGCCCTCCGCATCGGCCGCCTTCATCACCGCGCTGCAGGGCGGCATTGTCGGCCGCAGCGGCGTGAGCTTGACCGACAGCGATAAGCAGCGGGCGCTCGAGGCGGAATATCGGGCGCTGGAAGGGGCCGCCGTCGGCCAGCCGGTGCTCTGGACCGGCAAGGACGTCACCGGTAAGGTCGTCGCGGCCGCACCCTATCAGGTCGGCTCGCAGAACTGCCGGCAATATACCCATACGCTGACCGTCGACGGTAAGGACACGGTGGTGCGCGGCGCTGCCTGCCGCAATGACGACGGAAGCTGGTCGCCGCTCTGAATTGCGGCCAATAGAGCGCCGCGCGTCCGACAGGACGCGCCAAGGACGCTCTGTAGCTTTAAACCAGCGCACAGGGATTATGTGCTAACCTCAAATCTTCGTCATTCCGGCTTTGGCAGTTGGAATGAAGACGCGCTTCACGTATTTGGGCGACATGCTGTTCTGGATTCTCGTTGCCGCTTTGACGGCAGCCCTCGCCGTCATCCTGCTCTACCCCCTTCTGCGCGGAGCGAAGGCGGCGGATAATATCCGTGCGGGCGAGGCGGCGGTCTATCGCGATCAGTTGCGCGAACTCGACCGCGATCTCGATGGCGGGCTGATCACCCCGGAGGAGGCCGATTACGCCAGGGCGGAAATCGGCCGGCGGCTGATCGCCGTCTCTGCCGACGAGCCGGCTCAGACGCCGAAACCCGCCCGGCATCATCGTTTCACCGAAGCCTTCGTTCTCCTGGTCCTGCCGGTTCTCGGGCTCTGTCTTTATTTGACGACGGGCAGGCCGGACCTGCCCTCGCAGCCGCTGGAAGCGCGGCTGGAAAACCCTGGCAACGACGTGGCGGTGCTGATCACCAAGGCGGAACGGCACCTGGCGGTGAACCCCGATGACGGCAAGGGCTGGGACGTGCTGGCGCCGATCTATTTCCGCACGATGCGCGTCAACGACGCGCAACTGGCCTATCGTAATGCCATCCGGCTTCTCGGCCCGAGCCCCGTCCGGCTCGATGGCCTTGCCGAGACGCTGATGGCGGTCTCCGACGGCGTGGTGACGGAGGAGGCGCGGCAAGTGCTGGAACAATCGCTGACGCTGGAGCCTGACAATCCGCGTGCCCGCTTCTACATCGCCCTCAGCATGGAGCAGGCGGGACGGCCAAACGAGGCGCGCCAGGCTTTCGAGACGCTGGCAAAACAATCACCCGCCGATGCGCCCTGGCTGCCGTTGGTCAACGAGCATATCGCCATGAACGGCGGCGCTAAGGCAGGCGCCGATCCGGCTGCCCCGGGCGCCAATCTGGCTGCCCCGGGCGCCAATCTGGCTGCCCCGGGCGCCAATCCGGCTGCCCCGGGCAATCCCACGCAGCAAGATGTGGCAGCGGCCGAGACGATGAACGCCGGCGACCGGCAGCAGATGATCCGCGGCATGGTCGAGAGCCTCGATGCCAAGCTCAGCGAGGATCCGAACAATTTCGAGGGATGGATGCGGCTCGTCCGCTCTTACGCCGTATTGAACGACAAGGATCGCGCCGCCGGCGCCCTGAAACGCGGGCTTGCGGCCTTTCCGCCGCCTGGCGAACAGGGCAGGCAATTGCTGGCGCTTGCCAGGGAACTCGGCATAGCCACGGAGGAAGCGACGCAATGACGCGCAAGCAGAAGCGCCTGGCGGTGATTGCCGGCGGCATGGGCTTCATCCTCGCCGCCGTGCTGCTGGTGATGTTCGCCTTCAGCCAGTCAGTCGCCTATTTCTACATGCCGGCGGATCTCGCCAAGACGCCGGTGGCGCCGGAAACCCGCATCCGGCTCGGCGGCCTGGTCGGTGAGGGCAGTGTCGTGCGCGGCACCGGCTCAACGGTGGAATTTGCCGTCACCGACGGCAGCACCAATGCCGTGAAGGTCAAATATACCGGCATCCTTCCCGATCTCTTCCGCGAGGGCCAGGGCGTCGTCACCGAAGGCATGTTTGCCGCCGGGACCAACGTCTTCGTCGCCGACACCGTGCTTGCCAAGCACGACGAGACCTATATGCCGAAGGACGTCGCCGACAGGCTGAAATCCCAAGGGCTGTGGAAGGAAGGCCAAGGCCAGGAGAACCCTGGGAAGGAAGCTCAGGGAAAGCAAGCTCAGGGACAGGAAGTGAAGGCGACGCCATGATCATCGAGATCGGCCATTACGCGCTGGTGCTGGCGCTGGCAACGGCGCTCATTCTCTCCATCGTTCCAGTGATCGGAGCCCGCCGTCATGACCGGGCGATGATGGATGTGGCGACGATCGGCTCGCTGGCGATGTTTGCGCTGGTGGCTTTCTCCTTCGGTGTGTTGACTTATGCCCATGTCGTCTCGGATTTCTCGGTCGAGAACGTCTGGGAGAATTCGCATTCGCTGGTGCCGCTGCTCTATAAATATTCCGGCGTCTGGGGCAATCACGAGGGATCGATGCTGCTCTGGCTGTTGATCCTGACGCTGTTCAGCGCGCTGGTCGCCGTCTTCGGCCGCAATCTGCCGGAGACGCTGAAGGCCAACGTATTGGCCGTGCAGGCCTGGATTTCGGTCGCCTTCACGCTGTTCATCCTGCTGACCTCCAATCCCTTCCTCCGTCTCGATCCGGCGCCGGCCGAGGGCCGCGATCTCAACCCGGTTCTTCAGGATGTCGGCCTCGCGATCCATCCGCCGCTGCTCTATCTCGGTTATGTCGGCTTCTCCGTCTGCTTTTCCTTTGCCGTTGCGGCCCTTCTGGAAGGGCGCATCGACGCCGCCTGGGCACGCTGGGTGCGGCCCTGGACGCTGGCTGCCTGGACCTTTCTGACGCTTGGCATCGCCATGGGCTCCTACTGGGCCTATTATGAGCTCGGCTGGGGCGGCTGGTGGTTCTGGGACCCGGTGGAAAACGCCTCCTTCATGCCGTGGCTCGCCGGCACCGCCTTGCTGCATTCGGCGCTTGTCATGGAAAAGCGCGAGGCGCTGAAGATCTGGACGGTGCTGCTCGCCATCCTCACCTTCTCGCTGTCGCTGATGGGCACCTTCCTGGTGCGCTCCGGCGTGCTGACCTCGGTGCATGCCTTTGCCAGCGATCCCTCCCGCGGCGTCTTCATTCTCTGCATTCTGCTGATCTTCATCGGCGGGGCGCTGTCGCTCTTCGCCTTCCGCGCGCCGAAGCTGTCGGCCGGCGGGCTGTTTGCGCCGATTTCGCGCGAGGGCGCGCTCGTCGTCAACAATCTGATCCTGACGGTCGCCTGCGGCACGGTGCTCACAGGCACGCTCTATCCGCTGCTGCTGGAAACGCTGACCGGCGACAAGATTTCCGTCGGAGCGCCCTTCTTCAACCTGACCTTCGGCCTGCTGATGGCGCCGCTGGTCGTCATCGTGCCCTTCGGGCCGATGCTCGCCTGGAAGCGCGGCGATCTGCTGGGTGCCCTGCAGCGGCTCTATGTCGTCGCGGGTCTGGCCTTCCTTGCCGCAGTGGTCTTCTTCTACGTCCAACATGGCGGGCCGGTGCTTTCGGTGCTCGGCCTCGCTGCCGGGCTGTTCCTGATCCTCGGTGCGGTAGCCGATCTCTGGTACCGCGCCGGCATCGGCAAGGTGGCGGGCAGTCTCGCCTGGCGCCGGCTTTCCGGCCTGCCGCGTTCGGCCTTTGGCACGGCGCTCGCCCATGCCGGGCTCGGCGTCACCGTGCTCGGCATCGTTGCGGTGACGACCTTCCAAAGCGAGCATGTCATCGAGATGAAGCCGGGTGAGGTGACCGAGGCCGGCGGTTACAGTCTGCATTTCGACGGCATGCAGCCGGCGACCGGGCCGAACTATACCGAGGACCGCGGCCACTTCACCATCCGGCGCGCCGGTGTCGTGGTTGCCGATACTTGGTCGGCCAAGCGCCTCTACACTGCCCGGCAGATGCCGACGACGGAGGCGGGTATCCTGACCTTCGGGCTTAGCCAGCTCTATGTCTCCCTGGGTGACGCCACCAAGGATGGCGGCATCGTCGTGCGCATCTGGTGGAAGCCGTTCATTCTCTGCATCTGGGGTGGAGCGGTGATCATGGCCTTTGGCGGCCTTGTCTCGCTCAGCGACCGGCGCCTGCGTGTCGGCGCCCCGCGCCGCAAGGCGAAGTCGGCAAAGCCGGCAGCTCCTGCAATGGAGCCGGCCGAATGATGCGGCGTCTGCTCCTGGCTGTCGCTTTGCTGCTGATGGCGGCCCCCGCCTTTGCCGTCAATCCGGACGAGGTGCTGGCCGATCCGGCGCTCGAGGCGCGGGCCCGCACCCTTTCGGCGGAACTGCGCTGCATGGTCTGCCAGAACCAGTCGATCGACGATTCCAATGCCGATCTGGCCAAGGACCTGCGCCTGCTGGTGCGCGAGCGCATCACCGATGGCGACAGCGACGAGGCGGTGCTGAACTATATCGTCTCGCGCTACGGCGAGTTCGTGCTGTTGAAGCCGCGTGTCAGCATGAAGACGGTGCTGCTCTGGGGCGCGCCGGTGCTGCTGGTGCTGGCCGGCGGGCTGTCGCTGCTGGTCTTTGCGCGCAAGAGAGCGGGCAAGCCGACCGGCAGCAAGCTGACGGCAGGCGAGCAAGCGCGGCTGAGCGAGCTTCTGAAGAAATAATCGACCCAGGCTGAGCCTGCAGGCGGGCATTTCTGGCCGCCAGCGAAGCCGGCGGCACGTTTGGCCAAAAGCAACATTACAAACATTACCAACTTTTCATTGGCCGGACAGTTCGCAGTAAGGTGCGGCGTCCTATATCTCTATTCATCGACTGATCCGGCGTCGCCGGTCTGAAGATTTAAGAACAAGAGAAGGTGCTCCAATGCTCAAGAATTTCAACGGACGT
This Rhizobium brockwellii DNA region includes the following protein-coding sequences:
- a CDS encoding heme lyase CcmF/NrfE family subunit, with translation MIIEIGHYALVLALATALILSIVPVIGARRHDRAMMDVATIGSLAMFALVAFSFGVLTYAHVVSDFSVENVWENSHSLVPLLYKYSGVWGNHEGSMLLWLLILTLFSALVAVFGRNLPETLKANVLAVQAWISVAFTLFILLTSNPFLRLDPAPAEGRDLNPVLQDVGLAIHPPLLYLGYVGFSVCFSFAVAALLEGRIDAAWARWVRPWTLAAWTFLTLGIAMGSYWAYYELGWGGWWFWDPVENASFMPWLAGTALLHSALVMEKREALKIWTVLLAILTFSLSLMGTFLVRSGVLTSVHAFASDPSRGVFILCILLIFIGGALSLFAFRAPKLSAGGLFAPISREGALVVNNLILTVACGTVLTGTLYPLLLETLTGDKISVGAPFFNLTFGLLMAPLVVIVPFGPMLAWKRGDLLGALQRLYVVAGLAFLAAVVFFYVQHGGPVLSVLGLAAGLFLILGAVADLWYRAGIGKVAGSLAWRRLSGLPRSAFGTALAHAGLGVTVLGIVAVTTFQSEHVIEMKPGEVTEAGGYSLHFDGMQPATGPNYTEDRGHFTIRRAGVVVADTWSAKRLYTARQMPTTEAGILTFGLSQLYVSLGDATKDGGIVVRIWWKPFILCIWGGAVIMAFGGLVSLSDRRLRVGAPRRKAKSAKPAAPAMEPAE
- the ccmI gene encoding c-type cytochrome biogenesis protein CcmI; translation: MLFWILVAALTAALAVILLYPLLRGAKAADNIRAGEAAVYRDQLRELDRDLDGGLITPEEADYARAEIGRRLIAVSADEPAQTPKPARHHRFTEAFVLLVLPVLGLCLYLTTGRPDLPSQPLEARLENPGNDVAVLITKAERHLAVNPDDGKGWDVLAPIYFRTMRVNDAQLAYRNAIRLLGPSPVRLDGLAETLMAVSDGVVTEEARQVLEQSLTLEPDNPRARFYIALSMEQAGRPNEARQAFETLAKQSPADAPWLPLVNEHIAMNGGAKAGADPAAPGANLAAPGANLAAPGANPAAPGNPTQQDVAAAETMNAGDRQQMIRGMVESLDAKLSEDPNNFEGWMRLVRSYAVLNDKDRAAGALKRGLAAFPPPGEQGRQLLALARELGIATEEATQ
- the ccmE gene encoding cytochrome c maturation protein CcmE; this encodes MTRKQKRLAVIAGGMGFILAAVLLVMFAFSQSVAYFYMPADLAKTPVAPETRIRLGGLVGEGSVVRGTGSTVEFAVTDGSTNAVKVKYTGILPDLFREGQGVVTEGMFAAGTNVFVADTVLAKHDETYMPKDVADRLKSQGLWKEGQGQENPGKEAQGKQAQGQEVKATP
- a CDS encoding sensor histidine kinase, which produces MRIKSLTARVLLLTTVWSTVALVVIGLLISTLYRKSAERGFQDLLRAQLYNVINSVTIGDQGALSGSPQLGDLRFAQPKTGWYWVVEPLGTYTTAPLVSPSLGSALIPVPSVVEAPFDKNYERYYQVTDASGNRVQVAETEVVLDTDGRAARVRVTGNVDVVEDDVRTFSHSLYLALAGFGVGSLIVNALAILYGLKPLDKARAALERIRAGESEQLKGDFPREILPLANEVNALIDSNRRIVERARMQVGNLAHSLKTPIAVLLNEARVLEKSHGELVRSQAEAMQGQVQSYLNRARIAAQRESVLARTDAEPALERLVRVMRRLNVDTEFDLVVSPPHLAVAMEQQDLEETVGNLLENAARFAKSRVRLSAVEAGEDVKGVEASARRHWVELAVEDDGPGLEPDQIREALKRGRRLDESKPGTGLGLSIVTEISNEYQGRLELSRGEWGGLKAKLILPGVTKDVA
- a CDS encoding cytochrome c-type biogenesis protein, encoding MMRRLLLAVALLLMAAPAFAVNPDEVLADPALEARARTLSAELRCMVCQNQSIDDSNADLAKDLRLLVRERITDGDSDEAVLNYIVSRYGEFVLLKPRVSMKTVLLWGAPVLLVLAGGLSLLVFARKRAGKPTGSKLTAGEQARLSELLKK